The Mustela nigripes isolate SB6536 chromosome 4, MUSNIG.SB6536, whole genome shotgun sequence genome includes a window with the following:
- the LOC132015808 gene encoding uncharacterized protein LOC132015808 produces the protein MVTSIPTSNSDTETENIPQATDGVLSSVAQKQQLPGESPSPNTVYRASPQVNYASEKGKMGLEQRKGSPVTQFWKTLKETIHLYDLAYGKAMPDIMVQHGGISQSSWENRSVLHNHHEGADGIMCKDKESTLWSEQCHCVRHDEVVKSGSIVDMNLGKEKGYAAVLQFLSSLDEAKDRGEIQDTLNSNLCQSSGDGDKLQQERPVCSSNKAIEDLSLESKIWSPIHFGESMLDNSSGGRGFPVKVGKGEVVESNSYPENYVLPPTSLAQFSHVDEGIQCDVSQWQDAEHEKSPEPSSESRKATEEFRCGELEEVVEWNSCSKHVSSSACLAQMNSRWVDEGIQCDRSWWQDAHLEISLEQMPSNDEESFPDCKTKGSRRRTIRNGRLNTDEEEMTMNDEIEEEDHENFKKCTKIKKTVKGRKQKSLRNFSSGNTVYLLKKNGALNTVLPNDSEDCDLEEEAEDEMYEIECLLEEVSPLGCVMSSKGKIYGEVGRIIRMPAECSLPPQLIVWCTRKKYMLKLGEYESIPVVCKVTGQDGRFQGERTMAVQEGLQSKRVSPKPWE, from the coding sequence ATGGTGACCAGTATCCCAACTTCTAATAGTGACACAGAAACTGAAAACATTCCTCAAGCAACAGATGGGGTTTTGTCATCTGTTGCCCAGAAGCAGCAGCTACCTGGTGAGAGCCCTTCTCCTAACACTGTATATAGAGCATCACCTCAAGTAAACTATGCGTCTGAGAAAGGGAAAATGGGGCTAGAACAACGCAAAGGATCCCCTGTAACACAGTTCTGGAAGACTTTGAAGGAAACTATCCATTTGTATGACCTGGCTTATGGTAAAGCCATGCCAGACATCATGGTGCAGCATGGTGGGATTTCACAGAGTTCTTGGGAGAATAGAAGTGTGCTTCATAACCATCATGAGGGTGCAGATGGCATTATGTGTAAAGACAAAGAAAGCACTCTGTGGTCGGAACAGTGTCATTGTGTAAGACATGATGAGGTGGTGAAGTCAGGCTCCATTGTGGACATGAACTTGGGTAAAGAAAAAGGCTATGCAGCTGTTCTCCAATTCCTGTCCTCTCTAGATGAAGCAAAAGACAGAGGTGAAATCCAGGATACTCTGAATTCCAATCTGTGCCAGTCTTCTGGAGATGGCGATAAGCTCCAGCAGGAAAGGCCAGTCTGCTCCAGCAATAAAGCCATTGAGGACCTGAGCCTAGAGTCCAAAATCTGGAGTCCCATTCACTTTGGGGAAAGCATGCTAGACAACAGTAGTGGGGGCCGTGGCTTCCCTGTGAAAGTGGGCAAAGGTGAAGTTGTAGAGAGCAACAGCTACCCTGAGAATTATGTCCTCCCCCCTACCTCCCTCGCCCAGTTCAGCCATGTCGATGAAGGCATTCAGTGTGATGTGAGCCAGTGGCAGGATGCAGAGCATGAGAAATCTCCTGAGCCCTCATCAGAGAGCAGAAAGGCAACAGAAGAATTCAGATGTGGAGAACTGGAAGAGGTGGTAGAGTGGAACAGCTGCTCAAAGCATGTGTCTAGCTCTGCCTGTTTGGCCCAGATGAATAGCAGGTGGGTAGATGAAGGGATTCAGTGTGATAGGAGCTGGTGGCAGGATGCACATCTGGAGATATCCCTTGAGCAAATGCCTTCCAACGATGAAGAGTCATTTCCAGATTGCAAGACTAAGGGATCACGGAGAAGGACCATCAGGAATGGGAGACTGAACACAGATGAAGAAGAAATGACCATGAATGATGAGATTGAGGAGGAGGATCATGAGAACTTCAAGAAGtgtacaaagattaaaaaaactgtGAAAGGCAGGAAGCAGAAGTCCCTGAGAAACTTCTCAAGTGGGAACACAgtctatttattgaagaaaaatggTGCCTTGAACACTGTACTTCCCAATGATTCAGAAGACTGTGATTTGGAAGAGGAAGCTGAAGATGAAATGTATGAGATAGAATGCCTCTTGGAAGAAGTTAGTCCACTGGGCTGTGTGATGTCTTCCAAAGGGAAGATTTATGGTGAGGTTGGCAGGATCATCAGGATGCCAGCtgagtgctctctccctccccagcttaTTGTGTGGTGCACCAGAAAAAAGTACATGTTAAAGCTTGGGGAATACGAGAGCATCCCTGTGGTGTGCAAAGTAACAGGACAGGATGGCAGGTTCCAAGGAGAACGTACCATGGCTGTACAGGAGGGATTACAGTCCAAGAGAGTCTCTCCCAAGCCCTGGGAAT